The Mesotoga sp. BH458_6_3_2_1 genome contains a region encoding:
- a CDS encoding GntR family transcriptional regulator produces the protein MRSVECRWYRHIDIYTRMRGVGMIPIYLEIRSYMIKQIENGFLVPGDRIPSERELVDLFKVSRMTVRHAIDQLVNDGVLVRMVGKGTYVSSERLATQLNVLNSFSEDIIATGHKPSAKLLSVERIQISDTISNLLSIDCGHDVIKVERLRLVDDLEMALTTSFFPVSRALPIEEIDFNATSIYGQIESLGLRIEKASETVSAEAADKRIAGFLRVKENAPLLKIVRLTFISNNVPIEYMEGLFRPDRYFISQELYRQEVR, from the coding sequence ATGAGAAGCGTAGAATGCAGGTGGTATAGACATATAGATATCTATACGCGAATGCGAGGTGTCGGTATGATACCTATCTATCTTGAGATCAGAAGCTACATGATTAAGCAGATCGAAAACGGATTTCTCGTTCCCGGCGACAGGATACCATCCGAACGAGAGTTGGTTGATCTGTTCAAGGTAAGCCGCATGACCGTACGACATGCGATAGATCAACTTGTAAACGACGGAGTTCTCGTGAGAATGGTTGGCAAGGGCACTTACGTGAGCAGCGAAAGACTGGCCACTCAGCTGAATGTTCTCAACAGCTTTTCAGAAGATATTATTGCTACGGGACATAAACCCTCTGCAAAACTCTTGAGTGTCGAAAGGATTCAGATTAGCGACACGATTAGCAATCTCCTTTCAATTGACTGTGGTCACGACGTTATCAAGGTAGAGAGACTTAGGCTCGTAGACGACCTTGAAATGGCGCTGACCACGTCTTTTTTCCCAGTTTCGAGAGCTCTTCCAATCGAAGAGATCGACTTCAACGCAACTTCGATTTACGGGCAGATCGAATCCCTGGGTTTAAGAATAGAGAAGGCTTCAGAAACTGTCAGTGCCGAAGCCGCCGACAAGAGAATTGCCGGTTTCCTGAGGGTTAAGGAGAACGCCCCACTCCTCAAAATTGTGAGACTCACCTTTATCTCAAACAACGTTCCTATTGAATACATGGAGGGATTATTCAGGCCAGACAGATATTTTATATCCCAAGAACTCTATAGACAGGAAGTGAGATGA
- a CDS encoding carbohydrate kinase family protein codes for MTKSVLVLGDINVDIIGKFDVFPTPGSSTYSDRPTLRPGGSGLNTFVGLKKLEIDADFVTMIGKDLFGSFIKEELSELGIEFSPVVSDSYPTGVVFSLSVGNERTFFSFRKNAADIHMTAQDITDCSEYPDMLYLTGVSIVEGKETFETFVEVVKRAKIEGTKVFFDPNMRKTDRVSISRIELLIPYVDVFLPARDELAIILSKSEKFRFCSDLIAAGVSDIWIKKGAEGCSLISGEKGFDFPAPNAHVIDCTGAGDAFNAAVVWGYANELEKKEIGVYANVYAAISTERIGAATSYPDKESMLKSKYYKSIKTGVKVS; via the coding sequence ATGACAAAATCCGTTCTCGTTTTGGGCGACATAAATGTCGACATCATAGGGAAGTTTGATGTTTTCCCGACGCCGGGGAGTTCGACCTATAGTGACAGGCCGACTCTCAGGCCGGGTGGCTCGGGATTGAACACATTTGTTGGCCTGAAGAAACTCGAAATAGATGCGGATTTTGTAACGATGATTGGGAAAGATCTTTTCGGAAGTTTCATAAAGGAAGAGCTTTCTGAGCTTGGCATCGAGTTTTCACCGGTAGTCTCTGATTCGTATCCTACGGGAGTCGTCTTTTCACTCTCTGTCGGCAACGAAAGAACATTCTTCTCGTTCAGAAAGAATGCCGCGGACATACACATGACTGCTCAGGATATTACAGACTGTTCCGAATACCCGGATATGCTCTATCTAACGGGTGTATCCATAGTCGAGGGCAAGGAGACATTCGAGACCTTTGTTGAAGTGGTGAAGAGAGCGAAAATCGAGGGGACGAAAGTCTTCTTTGATCCAAATATGAGGAAGACCGATCGTGTTTCGATTTCGAGAATAGAGCTGCTGATTCCGTATGTTGACGTCTTCCTTCCTGCAAGAGACGAGCTGGCAATAATCCTTTCGAAATCAGAGAAGTTCAGATTCTGTTCTGACTTGATTGCTGCAGGCGTTTCGGATATCTGGATCAAGAAGGGAGCAGAAGGCTGTTCACTGATTTCTGGAGAGAAAGGTTTCGATTTTCCTGCTCCGAATGCACATGTTATTGACTGCACGGGGGCCGGGGATGCATTCAACGCGGCGGTTGTCTGGGGATACGCCAATGAGCTTGAAAAGAAGGAGATAGGCGTCTATGCCAATGTCTACGCTGCGATCAGCACAGAGAGAATCGGTGCGGCTACATCTTATCCAGACAAAGAAAGTATGTTGAAGAGCAAGTACTACAAATCTATTAAGACGGGGGTGAAAGTATCGTGA
- a CDS encoding BMP family protein, translated as MKRLILILVLLGFVALGFGALKVAIVAGDAIGDRGFTDMAYIGVQEAQKQFGIEYKVFECNVDPSKYFDSLRAGAMNYDLIFVDPGYFFDKELAEVSAMFPSKTFVYIDGTSDLPNVVSVPFRQNEGAFLAGCLAALLTDKTELSKINPEKTVGFVGGFDMPVIRDYQAGYEHGVRYVDPDVKVIARYAGDHYDPALGKETAYSVSKEGADVIFQAAGPTGLGILEAARDYDFFAIGVDTDQGYLQPGFIVSSMMKKVDVAVLDVIRMQIENKLEKGSVHVYGIANGGVGLAYNEFMMDTVPASVYLEIKAIQEKIANGEIVVDSYFD; from the coding sequence GTGAAACGGTTGATTCTGATTCTGGTTTTACTCGGTTTTGTGGCATTGGGTTTCGGAGCATTGAAGGTTGCAATCGTCGCAGGAGATGCGATTGGTGACAGGGGTTTCACAGATATGGCTTACATTGGTGTTCAGGAAGCCCAGAAGCAGTTCGGGATCGAGTACAAAGTCTTCGAGTGCAATGTCGACCCTTCCAAGTATTTCGATTCACTAAGGGCCGGCGCCATGAATTACGACCTGATCTTTGTTGACCCGGGATATTTCTTTGACAAGGAGCTGGCCGAAGTCAGTGCGATGTTCCCATCAAAGACATTCGTCTACATCGATGGCACATCGGATCTTCCTAATGTTGTCTCTGTTCCCTTCAGGCAGAACGAAGGCGCGTTCCTCGCCGGCTGTCTTGCTGCACTGCTGACTGACAAGACGGAGCTGAGCAAGATAAATCCAGAGAAGACTGTCGGATTCGTAGGCGGTTTTGATATGCCCGTTATAAGAGATTATCAGGCCGGTTACGAGCACGGGGTCAGATATGTCGATCCAGATGTCAAGGTTATCGCCAGGTATGCGGGCGATCACTACGACCCTGCGCTTGGCAAGGAAACTGCCTATTCTGTCTCAAAAGAGGGCGCCGACGTAATCTTCCAGGCGGCCGGTCCAACAGGGCTTGGAATTCTTGAGGCAGCCAGAGACTACGATTTCTTTGCTATAGGTGTGGATACAGATCAGGGCTACCTTCAGCCCGGTTTCATAGTTTCGAGCATGATGAAGAAAGTCGACGTCGCCGTTCTCGATGTAATTAGAATGCAGATAGAGAACAAGCTCGAAAAGGGATCCGTTCATGTTTACGGTATTGCCAATGGCGGAGTCGGACTAGCTTACAACGAATTTATGATGGACACCGTTCCGGCGTCCGTCTATCTAGAAATCAAAGCAATTCAAGAGAAGATCGCAAACGGAGAGATAGTTGTAGACTCGTATTTTGATTGA
- a CDS encoding BtpA/SgcQ family protein, whose translation MTTITEFNEVFGTSKPIIGMIHLKPLPGSPVYNGKGLSAVIAQAVEEAGKLVEGGVDGFQVENYNDPSYFPDVAPAETVASLSIVAHEVHKAFPDTPMGICLLADPIASIAVAHSSGAKFIRATVFTEASVDVSGLAIRRPHEILRYRKFLDPSIKIFADVHIKHSAPLAMRPIEESAYDAAYFLADAVIISGKHTGFETPLEDLKKVRGVLPEYPIMVGSGMNKANAEKIFEVASGAFVGSTFKIDGDSYKSIDSDRVKDFMRVIKEIRNR comes from the coding sequence ATGACGACTATAACCGAGTTCAACGAGGTCTTCGGCACTTCAAAGCCAATAATCGGAATGATTCACCTCAAACCGCTGCCCGGCTCTCCTGTTTATAACGGGAAAGGCCTTAGCGCCGTCATTGCTCAGGCGGTCGAGGAGGCCGGTAAGCTTGTAGAAGGAGGAGTTGACGGTTTTCAGGTCGAGAACTACAACGATCCCTCTTATTTTCCGGATGTCGCTCCGGCAGAAACGGTCGCCTCACTCTCTATCGTGGCGCACGAAGTTCACAAAGCATTTCCCGACACGCCGATGGGAATATGCCTTCTCGCCGATCCAATAGCATCGATTGCTGTAGCGCATTCATCCGGGGCGAAGTTCATTAGGGCGACGGTTTTCACTGAAGCCTCGGTCGATGTTTCGGGCCTTGCTATCAGGAGACCGCACGAGATACTGAGATACCGGAAGTTCCTCGATCCCTCGATCAAGATCTTCGCAGACGTCCATATAAAGCATTCGGCCCCTCTTGCGATGAGACCGATCGAGGAGTCGGCGTATGACGCCGCATACTTCCTTGCCGACGCAGTCATTATTAGCGGAAAGCATACAGGCTTTGAGACTCCTCTCGAAGATCTTAAGAAGGTCCGTGGAGTGCTTCCCGAATACCCGATTATGGTTGGTTCGGGAATGAACAAGGCCAATGCGGAAAAGATTTTTGAAGTTGCCTCTGGAGCCTTTGTCGGTTCAACATTCAAGATCGACGGAGATTCCTACAAGTCCATCGATTCCGATAGAGTGAAGGATTTCATGAGAGTGATCAAGGAGATCAGGAATAGATGA
- a CDS encoding BtpA/SgcQ family protein yields the protein MKMFEEVFGKKLPIIGVVHLQPLPGAPRYEGMSMKEITRAAIEEAKAMSENGVDGLIVENFRDMMFKKRVGPETVASMSYVASEIVKSVSVPIGLCVLQSDAISALAIAKAVGGKFIRVPYYTETYIVDAGMMESIAADALRFRKMIEARDVKIFADVHIKHGYSLSRRPIEESAEDAYERGLADAVIVTGKKTGGKTKPEDVKAVRDYLPDLPLIVGSGVTPDSLSEYFPKLGDAVIVGTSLKKDGKTESPIDPERVRQFSKNMEKCRKELEK from the coding sequence ATGAAGATGTTTGAAGAAGTGTTTGGAAAGAAGCTCCCAATAATCGGTGTGGTTCATTTGCAGCCGCTGCCGGGAGCACCAAGATACGAAGGTATGTCGATGAAAGAGATCACCAGAGCTGCCATTGAGGAAGCAAAAGCTATGAGTGAGAATGGTGTGGACGGGTTAATTGTGGAGAATTTCCGGGACATGATGTTCAAGAAGAGGGTAGGTCCTGAGACCGTCGCATCCATGAGTTACGTTGCTTCCGAGATCGTCAAGAGTGTCTCAGTACCGATAGGACTTTGTGTTCTTCAATCCGATGCGATTTCAGCTCTTGCGATCGCAAAGGCCGTCGGGGGGAAGTTTATCAGGGTGCCGTACTACACAGAAACGTACATCGTGGACGCGGGAATGATGGAGAGTATCGCGGCAGATGCCCTTAGGTTCAGAAAGATGATCGAAGCGCGAGACGTGAAGATCTTTGCCGACGTTCATATCAAGCATGGGTATTCGCTTTCGAGAAGGCCGATTGAAGAATCTGCCGAAGACGCATATGAGCGCGGGCTTGCCGACGCAGTAATAGTGACGGGTAAGAAGACCGGAGGAAAGACAAAGCCGGAAGACGTAAAGGCAGTCAGAGATTATCTTCCCGATCTGCCTTTGATCGTAGGCAGCGGTGTCACTCCCGATAGTCTTTCCGAGTACTTTCCGAAACTGGGAGATGCGGTCATTGTCGGAACCAGCCTGAAGAAAGATGGCAAGACTGAAAGCCCGATAGATCCCGAAAGAGTGAGACAGTTCTCGAAGAATATGGAAAAGTGCAGAAAGGAGCTTGAGAAATGA